From Mycolicibacterium nivoides, a single genomic window includes:
- a CDS encoding ABC transporter permease, which yields MTIVSADKVSASEGISRWWRRFTPPSVAILVTIALWWLATSVLSGPESLLRQTAPQRVVPALSGLIDRGVLLSDLGVSLWRLVIGLAVAAVIGIPLGLLVGLSGVAERAGGPIIAFLRMISPLSWTPIALALFGIGNQPVIFLIAVAAVWPVLLNTAAGVRAVDPGLLNVARSFHATRSELLIAVILPAIRTHVQTGIRLALGVAWIVLVPAEMLGVRSGLGYQILNARDQLAYDQVVAVIVVIGLLGFALDTAARWLLSPARRLRATSSNTLPARQRRR from the coding sequence ATGACCATCGTCAGTGCCGACAAAGTCTCTGCATCCGAGGGCATTTCGCGTTGGTGGAGACGCTTCACACCACCGTCCGTCGCCATTCTGGTCACCATCGCGCTGTGGTGGCTGGCGACATCGGTACTGAGCGGGCCGGAGTCGTTACTGCGCCAGACCGCGCCGCAGCGGGTGGTGCCGGCCCTGTCAGGTCTCATCGACCGCGGTGTGCTGCTGAGCGATCTCGGTGTCAGCTTGTGGCGGTTGGTGATCGGCTTGGCCGTCGCGGCCGTCATCGGGATACCGCTGGGCCTGTTGGTCGGATTGTCCGGCGTCGCCGAACGCGCCGGTGGGCCGATCATCGCCTTTCTGCGGATGATCTCGCCGCTGTCCTGGACACCGATTGCGCTGGCACTGTTCGGCATCGGCAATCAGCCGGTGATCTTCCTCATCGCCGTCGCCGCGGTCTGGCCGGTGCTGCTGAACACAGCGGCCGGTGTCCGCGCCGTGGACCCGGGGCTGCTCAATGTGGCGCGTTCATTCCACGCCACGCGGTCGGAGTTGTTGATCGCGGTGATCCTGCCCGCGATCCGCACCCATGTGCAGACAGGGATACGGTTGGCGCTCGGCGTCGCGTGGATCGTGCTCGTGCCCGCCGAGATGCTCGGGGTGCGCTCGGGCCTCGGGTATCAGATCCTCAACGCCCGCGATCAGTTGGCCTACGACCAGGTAGTGGCGGTCATCGTCGTCATCGGTCTGTTGGGGTTTGCGCTCGATACCGCAGCACGCTGGTTGCTGAGCCCGGCGCGTCGCTTGCGTGCCACTTCCTCGAACACGCTCCCGGCCCGTCAGCGTCGACGGTAA
- a CDS encoding ABC transporter substrate-binding protein, with protein sequence MTRLTRRSLLTGAAGLTAAGGLFGIGGLAHSAVSSPPGAEGALRVGYLPITDAAPLLIAHSAGLYPAGVVSSARPVLFRSWAALAEAFITRQVDVVHLLMPMAVQLRYTLGAGVRVLGWNHTNGSALTVAPHIRDLSDLAGAQVAIPFWWSIHNIVLQELLRAHDLRPVVRRSASRTDRTVELIVMSPSDMVPALANGTLGGYVVADPFNAVAQIKKIGHIHTFLGDVWRDHACCALVTRDDVIASRPGAVQAVADAVVGAQLRIDADRAGAAAALTGGKYLPQPTPAITLALTYPKPPYPLTHPDWQPQRLGFQPFPYPSFTRRLAEAMHDTVVDGDRRFLDRLDPASVHTELVEDRFVRRSLTSHGGPSAFGLTADLTRTEQVQPL encoded by the coding sequence GTGACGCGTTTGACCCGGCGCTCCCTGCTGACAGGAGCGGCCGGACTGACCGCGGCCGGAGGTCTCTTCGGTATCGGCGGGCTGGCGCACAGCGCGGTCAGCAGCCCGCCGGGTGCCGAGGGTGCCCTGCGGGTCGGCTATCTGCCCATCACCGATGCCGCACCGCTCCTGATCGCCCACAGCGCCGGGTTGTACCCGGCCGGGGTGGTGAGCTCGGCACGGCCTGTGCTGTTCCGCAGCTGGGCGGCGCTGGCCGAGGCCTTCATCACGCGCCAGGTCGACGTCGTGCACCTACTGATGCCGATGGCCGTCCAGCTGCGCTACACGCTGGGCGCCGGGGTCCGCGTGCTGGGCTGGAACCACACCAACGGTTCGGCGCTGACGGTGGCACCGCACATCCGCGATCTGAGCGACCTGGCCGGCGCCCAGGTGGCCATCCCGTTCTGGTGGTCGATCCACAACATCGTGCTGCAGGAGCTGCTCCGGGCACATGACCTGCGACCGGTGGTGCGGCGCAGTGCTTCCCGTACGGACCGAACCGTCGAACTGATCGTGATGAGTCCCTCTGACATGGTGCCCGCGCTGGCGAACGGCACGCTGGGCGGATACGTGGTGGCCGACCCCTTCAATGCGGTGGCTCAGATCAAGAAGATCGGCCACATCCACACCTTCCTCGGTGATGTCTGGCGCGATCACGCCTGCTGCGCGCTGGTCACGCGAGACGACGTCATCGCATCCCGGCCGGGGGCCGTGCAGGCCGTGGCCGATGCGGTGGTGGGCGCGCAGCTGCGGATCGATGCCGACCGGGCCGGCGCGGCAGCCGCGCTGACGGGCGGCAAGTATCTGCCGCAGCCGACGCCGGCGATCACGCTGGCGCTGACCTACCCGAAACCGCCCTATCCGCTGACGCATCCGGACTGGCAGCCCCAACGTCTGGGTTTCCAGCCCTTTCCGTACCCGAGCTTCACCCGTCGCCTCGCCGAGGCGATGCACGACACTGTTGTCGACGGCGACCGCCGGTTCCTGGACCGGCTCGACCCCGCCTCGGTGCACACCGAACTCGTCGAGGATCGGTTCGTCCGCCGTTCTCTGACCTCCCATGGCGGGCCCAGTGCGTTCGGGCTGACCGCCGACCTCACTCGAACCGAACAGGTGCAACCGTTATGA
- a CDS encoding ABC transporter ATP-binding protein — MGTHALRIANGARYFGETPALTDIDLQIRTGEFLAVLGPSGSGKSTLLRICAGLDALSTGTLTWSGAGTRPRTGVVFQQPLLMPWLTVAGNVAFARRFAAQRSGFDAGDAAKLITRFGLDHLAARYPDELSGGQAQRVAILRAVATRPQLLLLDEPFSALDPATRADLVGWLGGLARELDITVVLVTHDVDEALSLAQRIVLLDGGRIRADWAVGSDGTPTRSEILDEYRTDTAVEVR, encoded by the coding sequence GTGGGAACTCACGCGCTACGAATAGCCAACGGCGCCAGATACTTCGGAGAGACACCGGCACTGACCGATATCGATCTGCAGATCCGCACGGGTGAATTCCTCGCCGTACTGGGCCCGAGCGGCAGTGGCAAATCCACCCTGCTGCGGATCTGCGCCGGACTGGACGCCCTGAGCACCGGCACCCTCACCTGGTCCGGGGCCGGTACCCGGCCGCGCACCGGGGTGGTCTTCCAGCAGCCCCTGCTCATGCCGTGGTTGACCGTCGCCGGGAATGTGGCCTTCGCTCGTCGGTTCGCGGCGCAACGGAGCGGGTTCGACGCCGGCGACGCCGCGAAGCTCATCACCAGGTTCGGGCTGGATCACCTCGCCGCGCGTTATCCCGATGAGTTGTCCGGCGGGCAGGCTCAGCGGGTCGCGATCTTGCGGGCAGTCGCCACCCGGCCACAGCTGCTGCTTCTCGACGAGCCGTTCAGCGCACTGGACCCGGCCACCCGTGCGGATCTGGTCGGGTGGCTGGGCGGGCTGGCCCGCGAACTCGACATCACCGTTGTGCTCGTCACCCACGACGTGGACGAGGCCCTGTCGCTGGCACAGCGCATCGTGCTGCTCGACGGGGGACGCATTCGCGCCGACTGGGCAGTCGGCAGCGACGGAACCCCCACCCGCAGTGAGATTCTCGACGAGTACCGCACCGATACCGCGGTGGAGGTGCGGTGA
- a CDS encoding acyl-CoA dehydrogenase family protein, with product MTATLAASALDRVAHSVAARAADLDEQRSDVRIDLADLGRAGLLDLELCDIVRVVDEVSVQSLAVGFSTWAHHMTIRYLRAASEGEFGEQIGALAAAERIGVTAMAAGLKQVAGLGQVPVTGAADGADLVISGPIRWASNVFPDALIVLPVRVGERTLVVTVDAGADGVTVNPAPSLTALGATASTSLQLDRVRVSPHQVLAPNLDAFVAGIRPAFLLLQTAFCAGVTRAAVASATQAHTGPLARFGAELDDAVTRATDVRSRLYRWAADPDGATIAQLIRLRLDAAGLAVDVTRLELSLTGGAGYTLGSATNRRFRETAFLPVQSPSEGQLRWELTRYE from the coding sequence GTGACGGCCACGCTCGCAGCGTCCGCCCTGGACCGGGTGGCGCACTCCGTGGCTGCCCGGGCTGCTGATCTCGACGAACAGCGGAGCGATGTCCGCATCGATCTGGCCGACCTCGGCCGGGCCGGGCTGCTCGACCTCGAACTGTGCGACATCGTCCGCGTCGTCGACGAGGTGTCGGTGCAAAGCCTGGCCGTCGGGTTCTCCACCTGGGCGCACCACATGACCATTCGGTACCTGCGCGCCGCGTCAGAAGGCGAATTCGGCGAGCAGATCGGCGCCCTCGCCGCGGCGGAACGGATAGGCGTCACCGCGATGGCGGCTGGTCTCAAACAGGTGGCCGGCCTGGGCCAGGTTCCGGTCACCGGCGCGGCCGATGGTGCCGATCTGGTGATCAGTGGCCCGATTCGTTGGGCCTCCAACGTGTTTCCCGACGCGTTGATCGTCCTGCCGGTGCGCGTCGGGGAGCGGACCCTGGTCGTCACCGTGGACGCCGGCGCCGACGGTGTGACAGTCAACCCCGCGCCATCGCTGACGGCGCTCGGGGCCACGGCGTCCACCTCACTACAGCTGGATCGCGTTCGGGTTTCACCGCACCAGGTGCTGGCCCCGAACCTGGACGCGTTCGTGGCCGGAATCCGGCCCGCATTCCTGTTGTTGCAGACCGCATTCTGCGCCGGCGTCACTCGTGCGGCGGTCGCCTCGGCCACCCAGGCACACACGGGCCCGCTGGCCCGGTTCGGCGCCGAACTCGACGATGCGGTCACCCGTGCCACCGACGTCAGATCACGGCTCTACCGCTGGGCCGCTGACCCGGATGGCGCAACGATCGCCCAGCTGATCCGGCTGCGACTGGATGCCGCGGGCCTGGCCGTCGATGTCACCCGCTTGGAGCTCTCGCTGACCGGCGGCGCCGGCTACACCCTGGGCAGCGCCACCAACCGGCGGTTCCGGGAAACCGCCTTCCTGCCCGTGCAATCACCTTCGGAAGGACAACTGCGGTGGGAACTCACGCGCTACGAATAG
- a CDS encoding DUF4242 domain-containing protein, with amino-acid sequence MTLYLYELTPDATDDAGVGQLLKTLDTEIARGGGELIEAQVTAHRRRVFAIAEFAADAATLDAAQLAAAIAGPHQVRLVGADLSALKAARPRAGYLVEWDLPAELDMESYLARKKANAPKYADVPEVQFLRTYVREDMDKCLCFYDAPDEAAVRRARDAVSTPIDRLYGLDGPLL; translated from the coding sequence GTGACTCTGTATCTCTACGAACTCACCCCTGACGCCACCGATGACGCCGGGGTGGGACAGCTGCTCAAGACGCTCGATACCGAGATCGCCCGCGGTGGTGGGGAATTGATCGAGGCCCAGGTGACTGCGCACCGCCGGCGGGTGTTCGCCATCGCAGAGTTCGCCGCCGACGCGGCCACGCTGGACGCCGCACAGCTGGCCGCCGCCATCGCAGGCCCGCATCAGGTCCGGCTGGTCGGTGCCGATCTGTCGGCGCTGAAGGCGGCCCGGCCGCGGGCAGGCTATCTGGTCGAGTGGGATCTGCCCGCCGAACTGGACATGGAGTCCTACCTGGCCCGCAAGAAGGCCAATGCTCCCAAGTACGCCGACGTGCCCGAGGTCCAGTTCCTGCGCACCTACGTGCGCGAGGACATGGACAAATGCCTGTGTTTCTACGACGCGCCGGACGAGGCCGCGGTGCGGCGGGCTCGCGATGCGGTGAGCACCCCGATCGACCGTCTGTACGGATTAGACGGACCGCTCCTGTGA
- a CDS encoding TetR/AcrR family transcriptional regulator → MSTLQAGTTATAAPATGTVPPAQRLLATAAELFANQGIRAVGIDQILREAGVAKASLYSTYGSKDALVIAYLADLDHADRNRWERAVAEIDDPVDRILTFFDLASGAATRRDYRGCLYANAATEYPGVELEPVRAHRQWLRDTIAALLDQAGVSSSALLARRIQLLYDGALLGSKLDRSTEPIVAARTLAEELIGRPRH, encoded by the coding sequence ATGAGCACGCTCCAGGCAGGCACCACGGCGACGGCCGCGCCCGCGACGGGCACCGTCCCGCCGGCACAGCGATTGCTCGCCACCGCGGCTGAACTGTTCGCCAACCAGGGCATTCGCGCCGTCGGCATCGACCAGATCCTGCGCGAGGCCGGGGTCGCCAAGGCGAGCCTCTACAGCACCTACGGATCCAAAGACGCCTTGGTGATCGCCTACCTCGCCGATTTGGATCACGCTGATCGCAACCGCTGGGAACGCGCGGTCGCCGAGATCGATGATCCCGTGGATCGAATCCTGACCTTCTTCGACCTCGCCTCAGGTGCCGCGACGCGGCGCGACTACCGCGGATGTCTCTACGCCAATGCCGCTACCGAATACCCCGGCGTGGAGCTCGAACCCGTACGGGCACACCGCCAGTGGTTACGGGACACGATCGCCGCACTGCTGGATCAGGCCGGCGTCAGCTCCTCCGCGCTGCTGGCCCGGCGCATCCAGTTGCTCTACGACGGCGCTCTGCTGGGCTCCAAGCTGGACCGGTCGACCGAGCCGATCGTCGCAGCGCGGACGCTGGCCGAGGAACTGATCGGCCGGCCGCGGCACTGA
- a CDS encoding ArsR/SmtB family transcription factor codes for MAQYSAELDEVFLALADPTRRAVIHHLGRGPASVGDLAREATMTLPSFMKHVRMLESTGLIHTAKVGRVRTCKLNRARLTVVEDWLAQQRRIWEERTDRLEQFVTHLKEKDPT; via the coding sequence GTGGCACAGTATTCAGCCGAACTCGACGAGGTCTTCCTGGCTCTTGCAGACCCCACCAGACGGGCGGTGATCCACCACCTCGGTCGCGGACCGGCGAGCGTCGGCGATCTGGCCCGCGAGGCCACGATGACACTCCCCTCGTTCATGAAGCACGTGCGGATGCTCGAGTCGACCGGGCTGATCCACACGGCGAAGGTCGGCCGCGTGCGCACCTGCAAGCTCAACCGGGCACGGCTCACGGTCGTCGAAGACTGGCTGGCCCAGCAGCGACGCATCTGGGAGGAACGCACCGACCGGCTCGAGCAATTCGTCACCCACCTCAAGGAGAAGGACCCGACATGA
- a CDS encoding SRPBCC domain-containing protein: MNPDLDLSIERIIRAPRKTVWQAWTDPTSLAQWWIPAPTLCRVERLEVRPGGAFVTRMSDDGLAFMPHLDACFLLVDEFERLVFTNAVDSRWRPANPAPVAMTAEVTMCDHADGTDYRIVARHGDPAARHRHAQLGFADGWGTVADQLARFTEGAQ, from the coding sequence ATGAACCCCGATCTCGACCTCAGCATCGAACGGATCATTCGCGCGCCACGCAAGACCGTATGGCAGGCATGGACCGATCCGACCAGCCTGGCGCAGTGGTGGATACCGGCGCCGACGCTGTGTCGCGTCGAGCGTCTGGAGGTCCGCCCGGGAGGCGCGTTCGTGACGCGGATGAGCGATGACGGCCTCGCATTCATGCCGCATCTGGATGCGTGTTTCCTACTGGTGGACGAGTTCGAGCGGTTGGTGTTCACCAACGCCGTCGACAGCAGGTGGCGCCCCGCGAACCCCGCTCCCGTCGCAATGACGGCCGAGGTCACCATGTGCGACCACGCAGACGGCACCGACTACCGCATCGTCGCGCGGCACGGCGACCCCGCCGCCAGGCACCGCCACGCCCAGTTGGGCTTCGCCGACGGTTGGGGCACCGTCGCCGACCAGCTAGCGCGATTCACCGAAGGTGCGCAGTGA